A DNA window from Microcystis aeruginosa NIES-843 contains the following coding sequences:
- a CDS encoding NACHT domain-containing protein yields MVKRSLQASPSGIKQAKRAFALKGWTQENLAGEVNLKTRQPIWRFFTGKPVDRQVFLEICSILDLDWREIALAPPAEFPEPGELAKTNIDALVQEVRARRRDTIQNQCGILQLLDISHPVSIDDIYVDVNILAEIGSQQWVEIADWQNLGSDEFDRVGLGEVEQKQIPGMQAVETYSKLRVLGRPGVGKTTFLQHLAIQCNQGEFAANQVPIFILLREFAEESSPSGEFSLFNYIRQALLTSGISNPSVLETLLQAGRVLLLLDGMDEVLNQDITAVLREIRQFSEKYHRNRFVVTCRTAAQKLQIRGFTDVEIAPFTQAQISTFAQKWFVALSKTTAQAGQEQSAQFMQKLDLPENWQFRQLVVTPLFLHLACWVFQGQGKFPSKRAEFYKQGLDLLLGKWDEARGVERDQVYRGFLLPQKLRLLSQLAAVTFEQGQYFFEQRTIEQYIGDYLRNLPGATLEAEELQLESEAMLKAIEAQHGILTERARGIFSFSYLAFQEYFTARKIVASHNLQALEQALGGLVSHITDSHWREVFLLTAAMLRSADALVQLMKQQIDALVAQDSYLQEFLSWASQKSQQLPDETKVATARAFYLALAQSPHTADRFALASTLDQGMFLDAALENLLVEFAIDHSQDFAYVNACSEALNNILVMVLDAGFYKSLQQLRDQLPPPSQNPERLQHWWQKNYSAWVEQLRGAIANYRNIHHPWQFTTEQQQLLQRYYEANQLLIDCLNSNCEITAAIRQEIEATLLLPQKDLEDREWQGD; encoded by the coding sequence ATGGTCAAGAGATCGCTCCAGGCTTCCCCTTCGGGAATTAAACAGGCTAAACGAGCCTTTGCGCTCAAGGGGTGGACTCAGGAAAATCTAGCAGGGGAAGTGAACTTAAAGACCCGCCAGCCGATTTGGCGGTTTTTCACAGGGAAACCCGTCGATCGCCAGGTTTTCCTGGAAATTTGTTCGATTCTGGATTTGGATTGGCGGGAGATTGCCCTCGCTCCGCCCGCAGAATTTCCTGAACCTGGAGAACTGGCGAAAACTAATATTGATGCTCTGGTGCAAGAGGTGCGAGCGCGACGCCGGGACACCATCCAAAACCAGTGCGGCATCTTGCAGTTACTAGATATCAGCCATCCAGTCAGCATTGATGACATCTATGTGGATGTCAATATTTTGGCAGAAATTGGCAGTCAACAGTGGGTGGAGATTGCCGATTGGCAAAACTTGGGTTCCGATGAATTCGATCGCGTCGGTTTGGGAGAGGTTGAGCAGAAGCAAATACCCGGAATGCAGGCTGTTGAAACTTACTCAAAGCTCAGAGTTTTGGGGAGACCGGGGGTTGGCAAAACTACCTTTTTGCAACATCTGGCGATTCAGTGCAACCAAGGCGAGTTTGCTGCGAATCAAGTGCCGATTTTTATCTTATTGAGAGAATTTGCCGAGGAGTCCAGTCCCAGTGGTGAATTTAGCCTGTTCAACTACATCCGTCAGGCATTGCTCACCTCGGGAATTTCCAACCCGTCTGTGCTGGAAACCTTACTGCAAGCGGGCAGAGTCCTGCTGTTGCTCGATGGCATGGATGAAGTTCTCAACCAGGACATTACAGCAGTTCTGAGAGAAATTCGCCAATTCTCAGAAAAGTATCATCGCAATCGATTTGTAGTAACCTGTCGCACCGCTGCCCAAAAACTCCAGATTAGAGGTTTCACTGATGTAGAAATTGCCCCCTTTACCCAGGCACAAATCAGCACCTTCGCGCAAAAGTGGTTTGTGGCACTGAGCAAAACGACTGCTCAAGCGGGGCAGGAGCAGTCGGCTCAGTTTATGCAGAAGTTGGACTTGCCAGAAAACTGGCAATTTCGGCAACTGGTGGTGACACCTCTGTTTCTGCATCTCGCCTGCTGGGTGTTTCAGGGTCAAGGGAAATTTCCGAGCAAGCGGGCTGAGTTTTATAAACAAGGGCTGGATTTGCTGCTGGGTAAATGGGATGAAGCGAGAGGAGTCGAACGCGATCAGGTTTACCGGGGGTTTTTATTGCCCCAAAAATTGAGGCTGTTGAGCCAGCTTGCAGCAGTGACTTTTGAACAGGGGCAGTATTTTTTTGAGCAACGCACGATTGAGCAATACATTGGCGACTATTTGCGGAATTTGCCAGGTGCAACCCTGGAAGCAGAGGAACTCCAACTCGAAAGCGAAGCCATGCTGAAAGCGATCGAGGCACAGCATGGAATCCTCACAGAAAGGGCGCGAGGCATTTTTTCATTTTCTTATCTGGCATTTCAAGAATACTTCACGGCTCGAAAAATAGTTGCCAGCCATAATTTGCAGGCATTAGAACAAGCACTGGGAGGGTTGGTGAGTCACATCACCGATTCCCACTGGCGCGAAGTCTTCTTGTTAACGGCTGCCATGTTGCGAAGTGCAGATGCGCTGGTGCAGTTGATGAAGCAACAAATTGATGCCTTAGTCGCGCAAGACTCCTATCTGCAAGAGTTTTTGAGTTGGGCCAGCCAAAAATCCCAGCAGCTCCCAGACGAAACCAAAGTGGCGACCGCACGCGCATTTTACCTTGCCCTTGCCCAAAGCCCGCATACGGCAGATCGCTTTGCCTTAGCCAGCACGCTCGATCAGGGGATGTTTTTAGATGCGGCGTTGGAGAACTTGCTGGTAGAGTTTGCCATCGACCACAGTCAGGATTTTGCCTATGTCAATGCTTGTAGCGAGGCACTCAACAACATTCTGGTGATGGTTCTGGATGCTGGATTTTATAAGTCTTTGCAACAATTGAGAGACCAACTGCCACCTCCGAGTCAAAACCCGGAACGGCTTCAGCACTGGTGGCAGAAAAACTATTCTGCCTGGGTGGAACAGTTGCGGGGTGCGATCGCCAATTATCGCAATATTCATCATCCCTGGCAGTTTACGACTGAGCAACAGCAGCTGCTCCAACGCTACTATGAGGCCAATCAACTCCTGATCGATTGTTTGAATAGTAACTGCGAAATAACAGCCGCAATCCGGCAAGAAATTGAAGCCACGTTGCTGTTACCTCAAAAGGACTTGGAAGATCGGGAATGGCAAGGAGATTAA
- a CDS encoding PEP-CTERM sorting domain-containing protein: MLPFDAANGGGSIGNFVPYGFGSARFPIGINFTKPQTEAAFSFKSGDGTTTFQAFLGGNLVESFNAVTTNPANPAFYGFRDITFDAISITTPGCGAAICPEIVDNIQLPTASSSIPEPSSILGILAFGTLGIGAALKRKS; encoded by the coding sequence TTGCTCCCCTTTGATGCGGCTAATGGCGGAGGCAGTATCGGCAACTTTGTACCGTACGGCTTTGGGTCAGCCAGATTTCCCATAGGTATCAACTTCACCAAACCACAAACAGAGGCAGCGTTTAGCTTTAAAAGTGGAGATGGAACTACTACTTTCCAAGCTTTCTTGGGCGGAAACCTGGTTGAGTCATTCAATGCTGTGACCACAAACCCCGCAAACCCAGCATTTTATGGGTTTCGTGATATTACATTTGATGCAATAAGCATAACAACACCTGGTTGTGGAGCTGCGATTTGTCCTGAAATTGTGGATAATATCCAACTCCCGACTGCTTCGAGTTCAATTCCTGAACCCTCCTCTATTCTTGGGATTCTCGCCTTCGGAACTCTAGGAATAGGTGCAGCCTTAAAACGCAAATCTTGA
- a CDS encoding type II toxin-antitoxin system Phd/YefM family antitoxin has protein sequence MTTQPKDPEIVLRDGKPVSVILDIEVYQEMLEQIEAIEDLKALAEMRQKPLEFRSLDDFLKDYSTDV, from the coding sequence ATGACAACTCAGCCTAAAGACCCTGAAATAGTTTTACGCGATGGGAAACCAGTGTCGGTTATTCTCGATATTGAGGTTTATCAAGAGATGTTAGAGCAAATTGAAGCGATTGAAGATTTAAAGGCTTTAGCCGAAATGCGCCAGAAACCCCTTGAGTTTCGTTCTCTAGATGACTTTCTCAAAGATTATTCAACGGATGTATGA
- a CDS encoding IS630-like element ISMae23 family transposase yields MPAKDFLDLEEKKNLQKALKEEERAEVRERILMFLLLNDGKTQREIADFIGCSLKTVAPWCVHGDPNNLESLEDGRKNGNHKKATEEYINLLLKIVDEDPKEFGYEFGRWTAARLAEHLEKETRIKLSGSQVRRILRRKKYVYIWAKYSLEDKQDKKLRKAFKEKLDEYLRLAKEKPESIQVWFWDGAFKVATQVRHTAPHECGFSLRVIRRRAWTKKGKRKKVNGQRKRGRVNVMGALRYNDKKRVCFMSKKGNSETFHEQLKKLHEEIRQEWINLGNLPEDFREKGPKIIIILDNASYHKKKDVIEQVEKELPNIRLEFLPAYSPDYNLIELVWHSAKEYIANREFENKEELEKVVNQLLNEGGLIIKWSRKLKNKGNAVNVT; encoded by the coding sequence ATGCCAGCAAAAGATTTCCTAGACTTAGAAGAAAAGAAAAACTTACAAAAAGCTCTTAAAGAAGAAGAAAGAGCAGAGGTTAGGGAAAGAATTTTAATGTTTCTCTTGCTAAACGACGGAAAAACTCAACGAGAAATAGCTGACTTTATTGGCTGTTCACTCAAAACGGTCGCCCCTTGGTGTGTTCACGGTGATCCTAACAATTTAGAAAGTCTAGAAGATGGGAGAAAAAATGGAAATCATAAAAAAGCCACAGAGGAATATATTAATTTACTATTAAAAATAGTTGATGAAGACCCGAAGGAATTTGGATATGAATTCGGGAGATGGACAGCGGCAAGATTAGCAGAGCATCTAGAAAAGGAAACAAGAATTAAACTGAGTGGCTCGCAAGTGAGAAGAATATTGAGAAGAAAAAAGTATGTGTATATCTGGGCGAAATATAGTCTAGAAGATAAGCAAGACAAGAAATTAAGAAAAGCATTTAAAGAAAAATTAGATGAATATTTAAGGTTGGCTAAAGAAAAGCCAGAGTCAATCCAGGTATGGTTTTGGGACGGGGCTTTCAAGGTGGCGACGCAGGTTCGCCACACAGCCCCTCATGAGTGTGGATTTAGTTTGAGAGTAATAAGAAGGAGAGCTTGGACAAAAAAAGGAAAGCGAAAAAAAGTGAATGGACAAAGAAAAAGAGGAAGGGTGAATGTGATGGGAGCCTTAAGATATAATGACAAAAAACGAGTCTGTTTTATGAGCAAAAAAGGAAATTCAGAAACTTTCCATGAACAATTAAAGAAACTTCATGAAGAGATTCGTCAAGAATGGATAAACTTGGGAAATCTGCCCGAAGATTTTCGAGAAAAAGGACCGAAAATTATCATCATATTAGACAATGCTAGTTATCACAAAAAGAAAGATGTTATTGAGCAGGTGGAAAAAGAGTTGCCCAATATTAGGCTAGAGTTTTTACCAGCTTATAGTCCAGATTACAACCTAATAGAATTAGTGTGGCATTCCGCTAAAGAGTACATAGCTAATCGAGAATTTGAAAATAAAGAAGAACTGGAAAAAGTAGTCAATCAGCTTTTAAATGAAGGGGGATTGATTATTAAATGGAGTAGAAAACTTAAAAATAAGGGTAATGCTGTCAATGTAACTTAA
- a CDS encoding type II toxin-antitoxin system RelE family toxin, translating into MTFSKIIQRMYEVLLEKQAERDLRKLPADLFERIIPVIRALNTNPRPSGCLKLKNSLQDYRVRVGEYRIIYEIDDKNQVVKVMRVRHRRESYR; encoded by the coding sequence ATGACTTTCTCAAAGATTATTCAACGGATGTATGAAGTTCTTCTAGAAAAACAGGCGGAACGGGATTTAAGAAAATTACCTGCTGATTTATTTGAGCGTATTATTCCGGTCATTAGAGCCTTAAACACTAATCCTAGACCATCTGGATGTCTTAAGTTGAAAAACTCCCTACAAGATTACCGTGTTCGAGTTGGAGAGTATCGAATTATTTACGAAATTGATGATAAAAACCAAGTTGTGAAAGTGATGCGAGTTCGACACAGAAGGGAAAGTTATCGTTAG
- a CDS encoding sterol desaturase family protein has protein sequence MIDHSFGFYGFAFFGIILARYFLVAGGTYLFFYSPLSQSFVNHNLRHWSPSWRSIQQDITLSVLSAGVFALAAAFIMTGYSWGITRLYSHPQQYGLCYLGVSYGAVLVLQDAYFYFTHRLFHHPSLFRWLHQGHHRSRYPTPWTSFAFDPLEAIVQSLFLVGIVFVLPLHFITLIAALTTMTIWAVLNHLGIDRLPSSFPHHWLGRWFIGPAHHSIHHRKYTVHYGLYFTFWDKLLGTQDPDYEQKFDERLTGKVDGV, from the coding sequence TTGATAGACCACTCATTTGGATTTTACGGGTTCGCTTTCTTTGGGATCATCCTGGCGCGATACTTTCTCGTGGCTGGGGGAACCTATTTGTTCTTCTATTCGCCCTTGAGTCAGTCCTTTGTCAATCACAACCTGCGGCATTGGTCTCCCTCTTGGCGATCGATTCAACAAGATATCACGCTCTCGGTTCTTTCGGCGGGGGTGTTTGCGCTGGCGGCGGCTTTCATCATGACAGGATACAGTTGGGGCATTACCCGCTTATACAGCCACCCTCAACAGTATGGGCTGTGTTATTTAGGGGTTAGTTATGGCGCTGTGTTGGTTCTCCAGGATGCCTATTTCTATTTCACCCATCGCTTGTTTCACCACCCGTCACTCTTTCGGTGGTTACACCAGGGGCATCATCGCTCGCGCTATCCTACCCCGTGGACTTCGTTTGCCTTTGACCCACTAGAGGCGATCGTTCAGTCTCTCTTCCTGGTCGGCATTGTCTTTGTCCTTCCCCTGCATTTCATCACGTTAATTGCGGCACTCACCACGATGACGATCTGGGCAGTGTTAAATCATCTTGGGATCGATCGCTTGCCTTCCTCATTTCCCCATCATTGGTTGGGTCGGTGGTTTATTGGTCCTGCCCATCATTCCATTCATCATCGCAAGTACACCGTACATTACGGTCTATATTTCACGTTCTGGGACAAACTCCTCGGAACTCAAGACCCCGATTATGAGCAGAAGTTTGATGAGCGTCTGACGGGTAAAGTCGATGGAGTTTAA
- a CDS encoding IS701-like element ISMae34 family transposase produces MKETTPAAMPPCFDRWCRRFDNCFKNEAQKNGFRQYLGGLLGESERKNLTQIANNAVGVVYNRLHHFLTESPWSDRQVNECRLQVMNQCRQTQIPRGFSLIVDDSGHRKSGNLTAGVGRQYLGEIGKTDNGIVAVTTHLYDGKKSVPLDIEIYQPASSLAEGKEDKEFKKKPEIAIDLIDRSLTRGYRPKIVLIDAGYGNNTNFLKALEERKLKYLGGLAKNRKVIIEKEGGVEETIQLEQLAKSLSEKDWEKITLNLDKEKTVWVAVFRAKISQLEGERNLAIVMNASSMEKATEVDYFITNVVEADTVTASWIVRTYTERNWVEVFYREAKGWLGLREYQVRDKRSLLRHFILVFCAYTFILWHKLTGGLQRQWANRPLNTFVEALEAFRTAMSFRFFEWLTENRDVFAAYKASLGFVWA; encoded by the coding sequence ATGAAAGAGACAACCCCAGCCGCGATGCCCCCATGCTTTGACCGATGGTGTCGGCGGTTTGACAATTGCTTCAAAAACGAAGCGCAAAAAAACGGCTTCAGACAATATTTAGGAGGATTATTAGGGGAAAGTGAGAGGAAAAACCTCACTCAAATTGCCAATAATGCCGTCGGAGTAGTTTATAACCGATTACATCACTTTTTGACCGAATCTCCCTGGTCAGACCGTCAGGTGAATGAATGTCGGTTGCAAGTGATGAACCAATGCCGCCAGACGCAAATCCCCCGAGGATTTTCCCTGATTGTCGATGACTCAGGACATCGAAAAAGTGGCAATCTGACCGCCGGAGTTGGCAGGCAGTACCTAGGAGAAATTGGCAAGACAGACAACGGAATAGTCGCCGTCACTACCCATCTCTACGACGGCAAAAAAAGTGTCCCCCTAGACATTGAAATTTATCAACCGGCTAGTTCCTTAGCCGAGGGGAAAGAAGACAAAGAATTTAAGAAGAAACCAGAGATAGCGATAGATTTAATTGACCGGAGCTTAACCAGAGGCTATCGACCGAAAATCGTCTTAATAGATGCTGGTTATGGCAACAACACAAATTTTCTCAAAGCCCTGGAAGAAAGAAAGCTAAAATACTTAGGAGGATTGGCAAAAAATCGAAAAGTAATTATTGAAAAAGAAGGGGGTGTGGAAGAAACAATCCAGCTTGAGCAACTAGCAAAAAGCCTATCAGAAAAGGATTGGGAGAAAATCACCCTAAATCTAGATAAAGAAAAAACGGTTTGGGTAGCGGTATTCAGAGCGAAAATATCTCAACTAGAAGGAGAAAGGAACTTGGCGATCGTCATGAATGCAAGTTCAATGGAAAAAGCCACAGAGGTGGACTATTTCATCACCAATGTAGTTGAGGCAGATACAGTAACAGCTTCGTGGATAGTGAGGACTTACACCGAAAGAAATTGGGTGGAAGTATTCTACCGAGAAGCCAAAGGATGGTTAGGGTTAAGGGAATATCAAGTCAGGGATAAACGAAGCTTACTTCGTCATTTTATCCTGGTGTTTTGTGCCTATACATTTATCCTGTGGCATAAGTTAACTGGGGGATTGCAAAGGCAGTGGGCGAATCGACCTTTAAACACTTTTGTGGAAGCCTTGGAAGCTTTTCGGACAGCGATGTCTTTCCGTTTCTTTGAGTGGCTGACCGAGAATCGGGATGTGTTTGCCGCTTACAAAGCCAGTTTAGGCTTTGTTTGGGCTTGA
- a CDS encoding B12-binding domain-containing radical SAM protein: MKALLLYPEFPQSFWSYDRFMEIAGLKATIPPLGIITVAALLPQNWEIRFYDRNVNPETEADWEWCELVILSAMLVQKPDFQALIQKAVQLGKKVAVGGPYPTSVPQDALDSGANYLILDEGELTVPLFLEAIAQGQSQGIFRSGDKPDVTLSPIPRFDLLQRDDYLMMAVQFSRGCPFNCEFCDIISLYGRKPRTKEPSQTLAELQTLYDLGWRGSLFIVDDNFIGNQRNVKRFLRDLIPWMKQHDYPFTFITEASVNLAEDDELLHLMAEAGFYSVFLGIETPDQDSLQVTRKLQNTRNPLVEACRKINAAGLLIYAGFILGFDGERSGAGERIQAFVEETSIPQPMLGILQAPPNTALWNRLQQEQRLVEGDSIHPTGDQNSLMNFIPTRPIAEIAREYVEGFWTLYEPSHYLRRCFQQCLGLGLQSKHKQTMQFPVGKGLRLITQLIWHQGIRRGNIRGQFWRQLWTIWQKKPQVLNLYLGLCAAGEHFWEYRALARERITQQLGYDPLEVSGRPNQN, encoded by the coding sequence ATGAAAGCCCTGTTACTCTACCCTGAGTTTCCCCAGTCTTTCTGGTCTTACGATCGCTTTATGGAAATCGCGGGACTGAAAGCCACCATTCCACCCCTCGGCATCATTACTGTCGCCGCCCTCCTCCCCCAAAACTGGGAAATTCGATTTTACGATCGCAACGTCAATCCTGAAACAGAAGCCGATTGGGAGTGGTGTGAGTTGGTTATCCTCTCTGCCATGTTGGTCCAGAAGCCAGATTTTCAAGCTCTGATTCAAAAAGCCGTGCAGTTAGGCAAAAAAGTCGCCGTTGGCGGTCCCTACCCCACCTCTGTCCCCCAGGATGCCCTGGATTCTGGAGCGAACTATCTCATTTTGGATGAGGGAGAGTTAACCGTTCCCCTGTTTTTAGAGGCGATCGCTCAAGGTCAAAGCCAGGGAATTTTCCGCTCTGGGGACAAGCCAGACGTGACCCTCAGCCCCATCCCCCGCTTCGACCTGCTTCAGCGAGACGATTACTTAATGATGGCAGTGCAATTCTCTCGCGGCTGTCCTTTTAACTGCGAATTTTGCGACATTATTTCCCTCTACGGGCGCAAACCTCGTACTAAAGAGCCGAGTCAGACTTTAGCAGAGTTGCAGACTCTCTACGACCTAGGCTGGCGCGGTTCGTTGTTCATCGTCGATGACAACTTTATTGGCAATCAGCGCAACGTCAAACGCTTTCTCAGAGACTTGATTCCCTGGATGAAGCAGCACGACTATCCCTTCACCTTTATTACTGAAGCCTCGGTCAATTTGGCAGAGGATGATGAATTACTGCACCTGATGGCTGAGGCGGGGTTTTATTCTGTCTTTCTGGGGATTGAAACTCCTGACCAAGATAGTCTGCAAGTGACGCGCAAACTGCAAAATACTCGCAATCCACTGGTGGAAGCCTGTCGCAAGATTAATGCAGCCGGTTTGCTAATCTATGCTGGATTTATCTTGGGGTTTGATGGAGAGCGCTCTGGTGCGGGGGAAAGGATTCAAGCCTTTGTGGAAGAAACCAGTATTCCTCAGCCCATGTTAGGCATCCTCCAGGCTCCGCCCAACACGGCGCTCTGGAATCGTCTCCAGCAAGAACAGCGTTTAGTTGAGGGTGACAGCATCCATCCGACGGGAGATCAGAATAGCTTGATGAATTTTATCCCCACCCGCCCGATTGCCGAAATTGCCAGAGAGTATGTCGAAGGCTTCTGGACGCTGTACGAACCCAGCCACTATCTCCGACGCTGTTTCCAACAATGTCTCGGTCTGGGTTTGCAGTCAAAACACAAGCAAACCATGCAATTTCCCGTGGGGAAGGGGTTACGGCTGATTACCCAGTTAATCTGGCATCAGGGTATCCGCCGAGGGAACATTCGGGGACAGTTTTGGCGGCAATTATGGACGATTTGGCAAAAAAAGCCCCAAGTTCTCAATCTGTATTTAGGTCTGTGCGCGGCGGGAGAACATTTTTGGGAGTACCGGGCCTTAGCCAGAGAACGGATTACTCAACAACTAGGCTACGATCCCTTAGAAGTTTCTGGTCGTCCCAACCAGAACTGA
- a CDS encoding transglutaminase-like domain-containing protein, which translates to MLKYELGCELTYSIEQASTLILNVAIVSNNHQIIVQEDLHSNSQRSIEEYITSVSGNRYFRLNAPPGNLQISYRATVGLSPYYSDPSTIFEVKPADLPLDILYYLYPSRYCQSDRLLRFVAAEFGNLVPGYSRVTAICNWIYDNVLYLSGSSDSLTSACDTAIERVGVCRDFAHLGIAFCRALNIPARFVSGYAYGLNPPDFHAWFEAYLGGRWYLFDPTRLVPQSGLIRVGTGRDAADVSFATIFGPVQMNQMRLFMDYLPDAKPISENILIPTTEAIAIS; encoded by the coding sequence ATGCTAAAGTATGAGCTTGGCTGTGAATTAACCTACAGCATTGAGCAAGCAAGCACTCTAATTCTTAATGTTGCTATTGTCAGCAACAACCATCAGATTATTGTTCAGGAAGACCTCCATTCTAACTCTCAACGGTCGATTGAGGAATACATCACTTCTGTCAGTGGAAACCGATACTTTCGACTCAATGCCCCTCCTGGCAATTTGCAAATTTCCTATCGAGCAACCGTTGGCTTATCTCCTTATTATTCAGACCCCAGTACGATTTTTGAAGTAAAGCCGGCCGATTTACCCCTCGATATCTTGTACTATCTTTATCCGAGTCGTTACTGTCAGTCAGATCGATTATTGCGCTTTGTCGCGGCTGAATTTGGCAATTTAGTCCCTGGTTATTCCAGGGTGACAGCTATCTGTAACTGGATTTATGACAATGTTTTGTATCTCTCTGGTAGCAGTGATTCTTTAACTTCTGCTTGCGATACAGCGATAGAAAGGGTAGGCGTTTGCCGTGATTTTGCCCATTTAGGTATTGCTTTTTGTCGAGCTTTGAACATTCCGGCACGCTTTGTTTCCGGCTACGCCTATGGTTTAAATCCCCCCGATTTTCATGCCTGGTTTGAGGCTTATCTAGGGGGTCGCTGGTATCTTTTCGATCCTACCCGCCTTGTGCCTCAGAGCGGGCTAATTCGCGTTGGCACAGGACGAGATGCAGCCGATGTTTCTTTTGCCACTATTTTTGGTCCGGTACAAATGAATCAGATGAGGCTTTTTATGGACTACTTACCCGATGCCAAGCCGATTTCCGAGAATATTTTGATACCGACAACAGAGGCGATCGCCATCTCTTGA
- a CDS encoding helix-turn-helix domain-containing protein, with protein MSNLEITRGTTNVFADLGYPDATERQTKTRLALAVNELLKSRKLKQREIAILLNIPQPKVSALKNYRLDQFSVERLMEFLTALNQDVEIVIRPRSDTKEVGHISVLAVQ; from the coding sequence ATGAGCAATTTGGAAATCACTCGCGGCACCACGAACGTTTTCGCTGACCTTGGTTATCCAGACGCAACCGAACGGCAAACGAAAACACGCCTAGCCCTGGCCGTTAACGAACTTCTGAAAAGTCGCAAGCTGAAACAGAGGGAGATTGCCATACTGCTTAATATCCCGCAGCCCAAGGTTTCAGCACTAAAAAACTATCGGCTCGATCAATTTTCAGTTGAACGATTGATGGAATTTCTCACGGCATTGAATCAAGACGTAGAGATCGTCATCCGGCCTCGCAGCGATACAAAAGAGGTCGGACATATTTCTGTTCTAGCAGTGCAGTAA
- a CDS encoding P-II family nitrogen regulator — MSSSSLPIKPAVLVVIIGETVLQDRMIKLLQELGVTGYTLSQAQGAGRHGNRQGDMVGYNTNIEIKTVVSQEVSEAIFSGLVEYQANHALIAFRQNVEALTGFEII, encoded by the coding sequence ATGTCATCCTCATCCCTACCCATTAAACCGGCTGTACTGGTTGTCATCATTGGTGAAACCGTCTTGCAAGACCGCATGATCAAGCTGCTGCAAGAGTTAGGCGTAACTGGCTATACCCTCTCGCAAGCCCAGGGCGCAGGTCGCCACGGCAACCGCCAGGGAGATATGGTCGGTTATAACACCAATATTGAGATCAAAACCGTTGTCTCGCAGGAAGTCTCGGAGGCGATCTTCTCTGGTCTCGTCGAGTATCAAGCTAATCATGCCTTAATCGCTTTCCGACAAAATGTCGAAGCGTTGACTGGGTTTGAGATAATTTGA